GTAGACTAAAATTTGTTGGCACAAGGACGCTAagtctaacaagtatatacggccgtaagttcggccaagccgaatcttatgtaccctccaccatggattgcgtagaaacttctacgaaaaactgtcatccacaatcgaattaattgggttgtggtatcttaaaacttcttaacattgttctctaaattgtgagttagtccatacgtggtacatattagacaaaaaagttatgtatagttaagtctacaaataataacgaatcgatatggactttttgcacggtacgtagagagccagaattgaaatgggtcgcttatatgttggctatatacaattatgaacttgatatagaccaatttttgtgtgattggggatctacttatatgagggctatatataactatagaccgatatggacttagttaggcatggttgttaacggccatatactagcacaatgtaccaaatttcaactgactcggatgaaatttgctcttccaagggctccaaaaccaaatctcgggatcagtttatatgggggctatatatgattatggaatgatatggaccacttttggcatggttgttaaatatcatgtactaacatcatgtaccaaatttcaaccgaatcggatgaattttgctcttccaaggggctccggaggtcaaatctggggatcggtttatatgtgggctatatataattatggaccgatttcgaccaatttttctatgggtgtttgaggtcatatattaacaccacgtaccaaatatcaactgaatcagatgaattttggtcttccaagaggctccggaggtccaatctggtgatcggtttatatggcggctataaataattatggaccgatatggaccaatttttgcatggttgttagagaccatatactaacaacatgtgccaaatttcagccggatcggatgaaatttgcttctcttagaggctcggcaagccaaatcgggggatcggtttatatgggggctatatataattattgaccgatgtggaccaatttttgcatggttgttagagaccatgtaccaacaccatgtaccaaatttcagccggatcagatgaaatttgcttctcttagaggctccgaaaccaaatcgggggatcggtttatatgggggctatatataattatggaccgatgtagaccaatttttgcatggttgttagagaccatatattaacaccatgtacaaaattccagcgggatcggatgacatttgcttctcttagagggtctgcaagccaaatttgggggtccatttatacggggggctatacgtaaaagtggacagatatggccgatttgcaataccatccgacctacatcaataacaactacttatgccaagtttcaagtcgatagcttgtttcattcggaagttagcgtgatttcaacagacggacggacggacatgctcagatcgactcagaatttcaccacgacccagaatatatatactttatggggtcttagagaaatatttcgatgtgttacaaacggaacaacaaagttattatacccccatcctatggtggagggtataaaaactgaattttacaggagacgggtttatttggaatttctcaaaacctgtataaaatagaaataatttttcgttcggtgttaaaatcatatttattcaccctcaaaaaaaaaaatatttctctaacatatgttccaaacatattttgcatgaagcacatatattattggatattgccgaaacattattaggtttgttttatgtgaacatattatatatttggaagcatattgagcccaaaaatattatatgcttggaataattttctcccaaagaagatggtGCTCAAAAAAATGTATGTCTACGTAATTGCATatttcctcacatctttctaaCTTCCACGATATTTTTTAGGTCTTaggacctttttctgtaatacaaacaatgctgaaggagtaattcaattgtataattttgttaagttttacctttcgcctggacggagaatcgaaccgaggaccatagtgtttgtaagccaacacacaatccactgggctacgtagctgttatagtcaccaatagacaattatcgttataagttacatttatgtagcatagtttgcagcgcccacgagccgatgcaaacaaaacattattcaacagaaacatacatttgttggccacgtggagcagtgtttGTTTGCAtcacccacgagccgatgcaaacaaaacattattcaacagaaattGTCTAATATGGTGCATACACACTCTTCCGCTCAGAGCCCAAGTAGCGAAGTGTAGAGAACACTTGATTATCAAATACAAAcgtgtacttatccgaaacaatatgtgttccgaaaaaaaggaataataaaaatgtaagtacagtagaattcatttatagcgacctcggttataacgaccatccgtttataacgacggattttcaaagcaagtttggttcttaatagtttgtacatgcgcaagtattcgcttagaacgactccggttttagcgaccaactgcttttaacgaccaatttgcacgtctgctttggaatggacattcggttataacgacgatgtaagttctgtgtactaatttttatttttttcattccattttttgtcgtcagccaatactaaataaagaaacatatactgcggggaatcacagaatttgttttcGACTATTCCAAACAGAGATGCAATtgacaaagaagaaatattcaaaccagTTTGAGTTGTAAAAGCTGATGGACGCATAAACATTCACTTTTTAATTACCAGCggtgttatagaaattttttaattacataagAATCTGTAATTCAGCTCAACCAAACGCAGGTAAGGTTGCGTGCTGCACTTTTACTTGGATAAGTACTGTTATATCAAAGAGGGGGTTCCGAGAGATTATATAGTTCcgttgaaattattgaaagtaaattattaaaagaaattcttgtaagtagaaaacaaaccacaattctaaactatttccaatctcaataaatatgaatatacatgatagaaaaaaaacttaaaaatgttgtgtacacttatttggatacaacgacgttcggttataacgacatataatttcggtcccttggtggtcgctataaccgaattctactgtataacgaaaaatattgtagggaaaattgtttgggaatgtatgggaaagtagggaatttGTTTTgtgcttgtagggtaaacccaaCATTTACCCTGACAACCTTTGTCCCGTTGTGCTTTGTTAGATTAaggcaaagcacccataaacatgtaccccttaattttcttaaatatgcaactgtttatctcccagacctatatcaatgttaccccacaaatgcttatgattactaattcagtaagggtggtttagggtatgatatagtcggccctgcccgactttctactttttttttgttatagagtTTTGAGGGGAATAACTTTAGATTTATTTAGATTTACAGTTCTGTTCTAAACAGTACTGACTATACTTAGACCTTTTTGgaatggacattttttaaaactttagccgCAGGTTAAGTACAATTTtttccataacttttgatagaagtgtccgTGCTTTTGACAGGACTCAAGTCACATCAAtacgtataaaaaaaaataaaaaaacaagtatatatggccgtaagttcggccaggccgaatctaatgtaccctccaccatggatagcctagaaacttatacgaaagactgtcatccccaataaatcgttttctaaattgtgagctagtccatacgtggtatatattagacaaaaaaggtatgtgtaggtaagtctacaaataattacgaatcgatatggacttttgcacggtacgtagggagccagcattgaaatatgggggtcgcttatatgggggctatatacaattatgaacttgatatggtccaatttttgtgtgattggggatcgatttatatgagggctttatataactatagaccgatatggacatagttaggcatggttgttaacggccatatactagcacaatgtaccaaatttcaactgactcggatgaaatttgctcctccaagaggctccaaatctcggaatcggtttatatggggactatatatgattatggactgatatggaccactttttgttaaatatcgtatactaccaccacgtaaaaaattacaaccagatcgaatgaatttggcttctccatacggcaccggaggtcaaatctgggaatcggtttatacggggttatatataattatagactgatgtgaaccaattcctgcatggttgttggatatcatatactaacatcacgtaccaaatttcaaccgaatcggatgaattttgctcttccaaggggctccggaggtcaaatctggggatcgatttatatgggggctatatataattatggaccgatttcgaccaatatttgcatgggtgtttgaggccatatacaaacaccatgtaccaaatttcaaccggatcgaatgaaatttgcttctcttacagactcagcaagccaaatctggggatcggtttatatgggggctatttatatataattatggaccgatttcgaccaatttttctatgggtgtttgaggtcatatattaacaccacctaccaaatatcaactgaatcagatgaattttggtcttccaagaggctccggaggtcaaatctggtgatcgctttatatgggggctatatataattatggaccgatgtggatcaatttttgcatggtcattagagaccatatactaacaccatgtaccaaattgcaggatcggatgaaatttgcttctcttagaggctccgcaagccaaatcgggggatcggtttatatgggggctatatataattattgaccgatgtggaccaatttttgcatggttgttaaataccatatactaacgccatgtaccaaatttcagcaggatcggatgaaatttgcttctcttagaggctccgcaagccaaatcgggggatcggtttatatgggggctatatataattattgaccgatgtggaccaatttttgcatggttgttagagaccatatactaacgccatgtaccaaatttcagcctgatcggatgaaatttgcttctcttagaggcttcgaaagccaaatcgggggatcggtttatatgggggctatatataattattgaccgatgtggaccaatttttgcatggttgttaaataccatatactaacgccatgtaccaaatttcagcctgatcggatgacgtttgtctctcttagagggtctgcaagccaaatttgggggcaatttatatgggggctatacgtaaaagtggaccgatatggcccatttgcaataccatccgacctacatcaataaaaactacttgtgccaagtttcaagtcgatagcttgtttcgttcggaagttagcgtgatttcaacagacggacggacggacatgctgagatcgactcagaatttcaccacaacccagaatatatatactttaaggggtcttagagcaatatttcgatgtgttacaaacggaatgacaaagttaatatacccccattctatggtggagggtataaaaacgaactccatcaaagcatgctaagtcgactcagcgtactctggaatgaagaCATCGATATGTTCTAACACATTACCATAGATATCTCAAGCATGTTATTCtagtctataaacattttatgcttgcacttaaaaataatgtgctacgaAATCGAAGCTTGCTAAAATTTAGAACATCATTACTATATAAAGGAAAATATGCTCACAAAACCCAAATGTACCGCTGCAACAAAGTGGAATAAAGTTGAAAACACTATATATGCCCATTTTTGATGCAATCGGCTCAGACAGATGAGGCTATATATTTAAGCGTTGATCGGCCCACTCGACTTTAGACTCTTCTTACTTATTTTGAAATATGTGATAATAATGAGAtcattttgctaattttacttgtattgaaaacatttttaaattcttcACAATATAAAACCATTTCATAGCATTTTATAAACAACTTAAACTTTAATTATAGTATTAGTTTTAGAACAATTTATCTTATACTAATCAGTTATTCTGTCACTGTTTGTACTTAGGAAAGTTGCTTAAATGTAGGATGATAACCAAATTCATCAGCGTAAAAAGAAATTTCATACTTCTTGCCATCGGGTGCAGTCCAGGAGCTAGAACCACGCATAACAATAGCCGAACCTTCATCTGTGGTTTTTAATTCACCAGTTTCTTGACGGGATATTCCATTACTAGTATCATAGCTGAAACAAAAGGATATGAAGATGTTTACATACAAATTGTTATAAATGTTATATACTtacgcaaaattatatttgtcgaCACCATTATTATCAGCTTCCAAACGTAAAATTTCTGCTTTACGCTCATCATGCTGAGGGGCACAAAGCACAACCGAAATCCAGCAGATCAAAATTGCAATTGATAATTTCATGATGATATTTGAATAAATGAGAAATTGCTGTGTGTACTGATGTTGCTATTACAAGCACTTTACTCTGAACTGATACCAACTCTGACCTGTGGTCtcattttataccaaaaattaaaaaaataattgaaataaaatatatacaatatattattattattttttaactatgACTATAAAAAGGGTATCTTCGTGTCAGtggaatttcaaaataaaatattttatatttagttgacaaaacaaaaaaaagcataataaaaaataaataactacaccctcaaatgtaataaaaatctGAAGTCATCGTCAACATCAATGTAATTACCAACCTCACAGTACCACTAATGAAAGAAGATACCATACGCACGCACTCATCTTCACACTTGTGAATAAACCATGGACGTACAATGACTCTTGCCATTGATTTAACAGATTTTGTCGTTGTTGAACGGTAAGCTTTTTTTAACTTCCGATTAAAGATATAAATTCAtcccaatttaatttaagaagaactaaaacaaaacatatacgaccgaaagttcggctaggccgaattttatgtgccctccaccatggattgcgtatcaCATGTGTTGTGGTAACagttgaaaagtttttcaatggtggattatcccacctcagtaatgctagtgaaatttctgggtgtttcaaagcttctctaagtggtttcactgcaatgtggaacgccgttcggactcggcattagaaaggaggtccattgtcattgagcttaacatagaatcggcagcactcagtgtgtgtgtagaatgttgctcctattttgattttggaattcactcttcagttgtcaaaatgccgtccaagcaagaagagcagcgtatcaaaattttgctcgcgcatcgcgaaaatccaagctactcgcacgcaaagctggcaaaatcggtaaaagttgccaaatcaaccgttacaaatgtaattaaagtgtttggggaacgtttgtcgatagccaggaagtctggatcggggggaaatcgaaaaccggaagccgctgagacgacaaagagagtcgccggtagtttcaagcgaaaccctaacctctccgagatgccgcaaataagctgggtgtattgtctacaaccgtgcatcgagccaaaaaacgagccggactatcgactttcaagaaggtagtgactccaaatcgcgatgataaacaaaatacgacggccaatgcgcgatcccggaggctgtacacgacgatgctgacgaagtttgactgcgtggtaatggacgacgaaacctacgtcaaagccgactacaagcagcttccgggacaggagttttatacggcaaaaggaaggggaaaggtagtagatattttcaagcacataaaactgcctaagttcgcaaagaaatatctggtttggcaagccatctgtacctgtggcttgaaaagcagcattttcatagcttccgggactgtcaaccaagatatttacgtgaaagagtgtttgaataaacgtctgctgcctttcctgaagaaacacggttgttccgtattgTTTtaaccggatttggcatcttgccattacggtaaaaaagccatggaatggtacgccgccaacaacgtgcagggacaagaaccctcccaacacgccagagctccgcccaatggagaaatactgggctattgtcaagcggaacctaaagaagacaaaaaaaaactgctaaggacgagcagcagttcaaggcaaactgggtttctgcggcgaagaaggtggacaaggtggctgtacaaaatttgatggcaggtgtcaagcgtgaggcccggcaattcggatttggaaaaacgaaagcctaactgaatatttttcctgaattttatactaattgaacttgaaaaagaaatttaatttgattttttaaataaacgatttcaccgatttacacgcgttttcccttgaccaaaattTGACCCTTTACAGATAAAAGAATGCAGATTCAATACCTCTATATAAGTCtctatcggtttatatagaagatgtctaatttaaaccggatcggatgaaatttactcctggatcggttatatgggactatatataattactagGGGAATCCGACGCGCTTCGCAGCGTcttcctatttttataccctgctccacactgtggaacagggtattataagttagtgcatatgtttgcaacacccagaaggagacgagatagacacatggtgtctttggcgaaaatgctcctgagtcgatatagcctgtccgtctgtccgtgaacacatttttgtaatcaaagtctaggtcgcagtttaagtccaatcgacttcaaatttggcacaagtatgtgttttggctcagaatagatccctattgattttggaagaaatcggttcagatttggatatagctcccatatatatacttcgcccgatatggacttatatggccccagaagccagagttttaccctaatttgcttaaaattttggacaagaataacaattagcactatagtcaagtgtaccaaattttattgaaatcggttcagatttagatatagctcccatatatatctttcgcccgatatggactaatacggtcccagaagccacagttttaccccaatttggttgaaattttgcacagggagtaaaattagcattgtagctatgcgtgccaaatttggttgaaatcggttcagatttagatatagctcccatatatagctttcgcccgatttacactcatatgaccacagaggccaatttttaactccgatttagttgaaattttgcacagggagtagaattagcattgttgctatgcgtgcttaatttggttgaaatcggttccaatttagatataggtcccatatatatgtttttctgatttcgacaaaaatggtcaaaataccaacattttccttgtaaaatcgccactgcttagtagaaaagttgtaaaaatgactctaattttcctaaaattctaatacatatatatatatcgagctataaatcataaataaacttttgcgaagtttccttaaaattgcttcagatttaaacgtttcccatatttttttttactaacattgtgttccaccctagtgcattagccgacttaaattttgagtctatagattttgtagaagtctatcaaattcttccagatcgagtggtatttaaatgtatgtatttgggacaaacctttatatatagcccccaaaccc
This is a stretch of genomic DNA from Haematobia irritans isolate KBUSLIRL chromosome 4, ASM5000362v1, whole genome shotgun sequence. It encodes these proteins:
- the Cpr65Au gene encoding cuticular protein 65Au, whose protein sequence is MKLSIAILICWISVVLCAPQHDERKAEILRLEADNNGVDKYNFAYDTSNGISRQETGELKTTDEGSAIVMRGSSSWTAPDGKKYEISFYADEFGYHPTFKQLS